The proteins below come from a single Streptococcus canis genomic window:
- a CDS encoding nucleotidyltransferase family protein, with product MTDNRFKELMAADKDMMTVLTIIASLPLADAWLAAGAIRNFMWNQLAYGIGFDTDIDVVFYDPSLPYEASQLVEDNLHQNFPNYHWEVRNQAYMHCHSPNTKPYLSTCDAISKYPERCTAIGLRLIDDQLELFAPYGLADILAFECHPTPHFLADKERLLLYQKRLATKDWQKKWSQISYYLE from the coding sequence ATGACAGATAATCGTTTTAAAGAGTTGATGGCAGCAGACAAGGACATGATGACCGTTTTAACCATTATTGCAAGCCTTCCTTTGGCTGATGCTTGGTTAGCGGCGGGAGCTATTCGAAATTTTATGTGGAACCAGTTAGCTTATGGTATTGGTTTCGATACTGATATTGATGTGGTATTTTACGATCCTAGTTTACCTTATGAAGCTAGTCAGCTTGTAGAAGACAATCTTCACCAAAACTTTCCTAATTATCACTGGGAGGTCCGGAATCAGGCATATATGCACTGCCACAGTCCCAATACAAAACCGTATTTATCAACATGCGATGCCATTTCAAAGTACCCTGAGCGATGCACAGCCATTGGTCTAAGACTGATCGATGACCAGCTGGAATTGTTTGCCCCTTATGGGTTAGCTGATATTCTAGCTTTTGAATGCCACCCGACTCCTCATTTTCTAGCAGATAAGGAGCGTCTCTTGCTTTATCAAAAGCGCCTAGCAACAAAAGATTGGCAGAAAAAATGGTCTCAGATTAGTTATTACTTGGAATAA